A portion of the Candoia aspera isolate rCanAsp1 chromosome 18, rCanAsp1.hap2, whole genome shotgun sequence genome contains these proteins:
- the IGSF21 gene encoding immunoglobulin superfamily member 21 isoform X3, which translates to MREIVWYRVTDGGTIKQKIFTFDAMFSTNQSHMENYRKREDLVYQSTVRLPEVRISDNGPYECHVGIYDRATREKVVLASGNIFLSVMSPPTSISVFAVDTPAPFSRYQAQNFTLVCLVSGGKPAPTVYFKRDGEFIQGIPLTEPPVDAAGLQDSRASRNLFHRDLDDTKMQKSLSLLNEEDRGGRLHTEDPFQGLTSDQGLLLSPTTENIPETVVSREFPRWIQNADPTYFFHHTHIPISDGTVEVRAMLMWTLNPQIDNDALFSCEVKHDALSMPMQSEVTLVAPKGPKIMMTPTRARVGDTVRILVQGFQVLQPASTAADFFWPSSLQLLWN; encoded by the exons GTAACTGATGGTGGCACCATCAAGCAGAAAATCTTCACCTTCGATGCCATGTTCTCCACCAACCAATCGCACATGGAGAACTATCGCAAGAGGGAGGACCTCGTCTACCAGTCCACAGTGAG ACTCCCCGAAGTCCGAATTTCAGACAACGGACCCTACGAATGTCACGTGGGAATTTACGATAGGGCGACGCGGGAGAAGGTGGTCTTGGCATCAGGCAACATCTTCCTCAGCGTGATGT CACCTCCCACATCCATCTCGGTCTTTGCTGTGGACACCCCAGCTCCCTTCAGCCGCTACCAGGCCCAGAATTTTACCTTGGTCTGCCTTGTCTCTGGCGGGAAACCTGCCCCCACG GTTTATTTCAAGAGGGATGGGGAGTTCATACAGGGTATCCCTCTCACGGAGCCCCCTGTCGACGCTGCTGGGTTGCAGGACAGCCGAGCTTCCCGGAATCTCTTTCATCGGGACCTGGATGACACCAAGATGCAGAAGTCCCTGTCTCTGTTGAACGAGGAGGACCGGGGCGGGAGGCTGCACACCGAGGACCCCTTTCAAGGTCTCACCTCTGACCAGGGACTGTTGCTGAGCCCCACCACCGAGAATATCCCTGAGACCGTGGTGAGCCGGGAGTTCCCGCGGTGGATCCAGAACGCAGACCCCACTTATTTCTTCCACCACACCCACATCCCCATCAGCGACGGCACCGTGGAGGTGCGGGCCATGCTTATGTGGACGCTTAATCCTCAGATAGACAATGACGCCCTCTTTAGTTGCGAAGTCAAGCATGACGCCCTCTCTATGCCCATGCAGTCCGAGGTTACTCTAG TGGCTCCCAAGGGTCCCAAAATTATGATGACCCCAACGAGAGCCCGCGTTGGAGACACGGTCCGCATCCTGGTCCAAGGGTTTCAG